In Rhodamnia argentea isolate NSW1041297 chromosome 11, ASM2092103v1, whole genome shotgun sequence, one genomic interval encodes:
- the LOC115739396 gene encoding mechanosensitive ion channel protein 2, chloroplastic-like isoform X6, producing MRQSRRLLLHKNDNNWKKSNTYYVTTSYLQPLVLWIGATILSRALDPVVLPTEATQVIKQRLLNFVRSLSTVLALAYCLSSVIQQTQKFLMDKNDPSDARNMGFQFAGRAVYTAVWVAAVSLFMELLGFSTQKWLTAGGLGTVLLTLAGREIFTNFLSSAMLHATRPFIVNEWIQTRIEGYDVSGTVEHVGWWSPTIVRGEDREAVHIPNHKFTMNVVRNLSQKTHWRIKTHLAISHLDVSKIHNIVADMRKVLAKNPQVEQQRLHRRVFLDNINPENQALLILVSCFVKTSHYEEYLCVKEAILLDLLRVISHHRARLATPIRTMQRVYSDNDLENVPFSDAGFPQGGVVPNRPLLIEPLYKINGEDKTKARATRTPAGEQGGKKFTQPTPDTTADSKAGNTQTSDSKVKDVPTADLKFDTKNKSGGNIESKENKKNKSTPASDEKIGENVKSKAVSKPVSRLNAQVATPSVEAKQMDSIRNKLAEEVSDGEQSNVVHPAKSLQKSEAMSSSVPTLGADTDKEAGTAPQSNLESKKMVSQPPVSRPGLEDNIVLGVALEGGKRTLPIEEEVIPPTNAGLIDLNAKKNKDGSVPASPSKSSTHQKHQLD from the exons ATGCGCCAGAGCCGACGATTACTACTTCAT AAGAATGACAATAATTGGAAAAAGAGCAACACATACTATGTGACAACTTCCTATCTTCAGCCTTTGGTACTTTGGATTGGTGCAACAATTCTCAGCAG AGCGTTGGATCCAGTCGTATTACCAACAGAAGCAACCCAAGTCATTAAGCAACGGCTTCTGAACTTTGTGAGGTCATTGTCAACAGTGCTAGCTCTAGCCTATTGTTTGTCAAG CGTGATTCAACAGACACAGAAGTTTCTCATGGATAAAAATGATCCTAGTGATGCAAGAAAT ATGGGTTTTCAATTTGCGGGGAGAGCTGTATATACTGCAGTATGGGTTGCAGCTGTTTCATTATTCATGGAGCTGCTAGGGTTCTCTACCCAAAAATGGCTTACTGCTGGAGGTCTTGGGACAGTATTACTGACTCTTGCAGGACGTGAG ATATTCACTAACTTCCTCTCTAGTGCAATGCTTCATGCAACTCGTCCTTTCATTGTGAATGAGTGGATTCAGACAAGGATAGAAGGCTATGACGTTTCTGGTACTGTTGAG CATGTGGGATGGTGGTCCCCAACAATCGTGAGAGGTGAAGACCGTGAAGCAGTTCATATTCCAAATCACAAGTTCACCATGAATGTTGTTAGGAACCTGAGCCAAAAAACTCATTGGCGGATTAAAACTCATCTAGCAATCAGTCACTTGGATGTCAGCAAAATCCAC AATATTGTTGCTGACATGCGCAAAGTATTGGCAAAAAATCCTCAAGTTGAGCAGCAGAGGTTGCATAGAAGAGTATTCTTGGACAATATTAATCCTGAAAATCAGGCTCTGTTG ATCTTAGTATCCTGCTTTGTGAAGACGTCACATTATGAAGAGTATCTCTGTGTCAAG GAAGCCATATTGTTAGATTTACTTAGAGTAATAAGCCATCACCGGGCCCGACTTGCCACACCAATTCGCACAATGCAGAGAGTATATAGTGACAACGATCTGGAAAATGTACCATTCTCAGATGCAGGCTTCCCTCAAGGTGGAGTGGTGCCTAACCGTCCCTTGTTAATTGAACCCCTATACAAGATCAATGGAGAGGATAAAACAAAAGCTCGTGCCACTCGAACACCTGCTGGGGAGCAAGGTGGTAAGAAATTCACTCAGCCAACACCGGACACCACTGCAGATTCTAAGGCTGGAAACACACAGACATCCGACTCAAAAGTCAAAGATGTGCCGACTGCCGACCTTAAATTTGATACCAAGAACAAATCTGGGGGAAACATCGAGTCCAAGGAGAATAAGAAGAACAAAAGCACACCTGCTTCTGATGAAAAAATAGGGGAGAACGTGAAGAGTAAGGCAGTGTCAAAGCCCGTCTCAAGGCTGAATGCTCAGGTTGCTACTCCTAGTGTTGAAGCTAAACAGATGGACTCAATTCGTAATAAACTCGCTGAAGAAGTTAGCGATGGCGAGCAATCTAATGTTGTCCATCCCGCGAAAAGCTTACAAAAGAGTGAGGCCATGTCTTCTTCTGTTCCCACTTTAGGAGCTGACACTGATAAAGAAGCCGGGACAGCTCCTCAATCAAACCTTGAAAGCAAGAAGATGGTCTCACAGCCGCCTGTCTCAAGGCCTGGTTTGGAAGACAATATAGTTCTCGGTGTTGCATTAGAAGGGGGAAAGAGAACACTCCCTATTGAGGAAGAGGTGATTCCTCCGACTAACGCAGGTTTAATAGATTTAAATGCCAAGAAGAACAAAGATGGTTCAGTTCCGGCATCTCCCAGTAAAAGTTCCACTCATCAGAAGCACCAGTTAGATTGA
- the LOC115739396 gene encoding mechanosensitive ion channel protein 2, chloroplastic-like isoform X1, with product MSLAGSMYLSHNLGLPKDRGRNSLLKSFGGRGNLCIGSLSLSSRSSEFWSTAQSRSLYAPVYTVQNTYNAFKCYCFLGPSNLHENLLVKTAAAALSRPFSVIQSSPVTLKLVAAISVVVFALWGLGPLMRQSRRLLLHKNDNNWKKSNTYYVTTSYLQPLVLWIGATILSRALDPVVLPTEATQVIKQRLLNFVRSLSTVLALAYCLSSVIQQTQKFLMDKNDPSDARNMGFQFAGRAVYTAVWVAAVSLFMELLGFSTQKWLTAGGLGTVLLTLAGREIFTNFLSSAMLHATRPFIVNEWIQTRIEGYDVSGTVEHVGWWSPTIVRGEDREAVHIPNHKFTMNVVRNLSQKTHWRIKTHLAISHLDVSKIHNIVADMRKVLAKNPQVEQQRLHRRVFLDNINPENQALLILVSCFVKTSHYEEYLCVKEAILLDLLRVISHHRARLATPIRTMQRVYSDNDLENVPFSDAGFPQGGVVPNRPLLIEPLYKINGEDKTKARATRTPAGEQGGKKFTQPTPDTTADSKAGNTQTSDSKVKDVPTADLKFDTKNKSGGNIESKENKKNKSTPASDEKIGENVKSKAVSKPVSRLNAQVATPSVEAKQMDSIRNKLAEEVSDGEQSNVVHPAKSLQKSEAMSSSVPTLGADTDKEAGTAPQSNLESKKMVSQPPVSRPGLEDNIVLGVALEGGKRTLPIEEEVIPPTNAGLIDLNAKKNKDGSVPASPSKSSTHQKHQLD from the exons ATGTCTCTGGCCGGATCCATGTACTTGTCCCATAATTTGGGACTTCCCAAGGATAGGGGCCGCAATTCTTTGTTGAAG AGCTTTGGCGGACGAGGCAACTTGTGCATAGGGAGTCTCTCTTTGTCATCACGTTCCTCG GAATTTTGGAGTACGGCTCAATCTCGAAGTTTATATGCCCCAGTATATACTGTACAAAATACATACAATGCGTTTAAATGCTATTGTTTTTTAGGTCCAAGCAATTTGCATGAAAATTTGCTAGTGAAGACTGCAGCTGCGGCATTGTCCAG GCCATTCAGTGTTATACAAAGTAGTCCTGTTACATTAAAGTTGGTTGCTGCTATCAGCGTTGTTGTCTTTGCTTTGTGGGGGCTTGGTCCGCTTATGCGCCAGAGCCGACGATTACTACTTCAT AAGAATGACAATAATTGGAAAAAGAGCAACACATACTATGTGACAACTTCCTATCTTCAGCCTTTGGTACTTTGGATTGGTGCAACAATTCTCAGCAG AGCGTTGGATCCAGTCGTATTACCAACAGAAGCAACCCAAGTCATTAAGCAACGGCTTCTGAACTTTGTGAGGTCATTGTCAACAGTGCTAGCTCTAGCCTATTGTTTGTCAAG CGTGATTCAACAGACACAGAAGTTTCTCATGGATAAAAATGATCCTAGTGATGCAAGAAAT ATGGGTTTTCAATTTGCGGGGAGAGCTGTATATACTGCAGTATGGGTTGCAGCTGTTTCATTATTCATGGAGCTGCTAGGGTTCTCTACCCAAAAATGGCTTACTGCTGGAGGTCTTGGGACAGTATTACTGACTCTTGCAGGACGTGAG ATATTCACTAACTTCCTCTCTAGTGCAATGCTTCATGCAACTCGTCCTTTCATTGTGAATGAGTGGATTCAGACAAGGATAGAAGGCTATGACGTTTCTGGTACTGTTGAG CATGTGGGATGGTGGTCCCCAACAATCGTGAGAGGTGAAGACCGTGAAGCAGTTCATATTCCAAATCACAAGTTCACCATGAATGTTGTTAGGAACCTGAGCCAAAAAACTCATTGGCGGATTAAAACTCATCTAGCAATCAGTCACTTGGATGTCAGCAAAATCCAC AATATTGTTGCTGACATGCGCAAAGTATTGGCAAAAAATCCTCAAGTTGAGCAGCAGAGGTTGCATAGAAGAGTATTCTTGGACAATATTAATCCTGAAAATCAGGCTCTGTTG ATCTTAGTATCCTGCTTTGTGAAGACGTCACATTATGAAGAGTATCTCTGTGTCAAG GAAGCCATATTGTTAGATTTACTTAGAGTAATAAGCCATCACCGGGCCCGACTTGCCACACCAATTCGCACAATGCAGAGAGTATATAGTGACAACGATCTGGAAAATGTACCATTCTCAGATGCAGGCTTCCCTCAAGGTGGAGTGGTGCCTAACCGTCCCTTGTTAATTGAACCCCTATACAAGATCAATGGAGAGGATAAAACAAAAGCTCGTGCCACTCGAACACCTGCTGGGGAGCAAGGTGGTAAGAAATTCACTCAGCCAACACCGGACACCACTGCAGATTCTAAGGCTGGAAACACACAGACATCCGACTCAAAAGTCAAAGATGTGCCGACTGCCGACCTTAAATTTGATACCAAGAACAAATCTGGGGGAAACATCGAGTCCAAGGAGAATAAGAAGAACAAAAGCACACCTGCTTCTGATGAAAAAATAGGGGAGAACGTGAAGAGTAAGGCAGTGTCAAAGCCCGTCTCAAGGCTGAATGCTCAGGTTGCTACTCCTAGTGTTGAAGCTAAACAGATGGACTCAATTCGTAATAAACTCGCTGAAGAAGTTAGCGATGGCGAGCAATCTAATGTTGTCCATCCCGCGAAAAGCTTACAAAAGAGTGAGGCCATGTCTTCTTCTGTTCCCACTTTAGGAGCTGACACTGATAAAGAAGCCGGGACAGCTCCTCAATCAAACCTTGAAAGCAAGAAGATGGTCTCACAGCCGCCTGTCTCAAGGCCTGGTTTGGAAGACAATATAGTTCTCGGTGTTGCATTAGAAGGGGGAAAGAGAACACTCCCTATTGAGGAAGAGGTGATTCCTCCGACTAACGCAGGTTTAATAGATTTAAATGCCAAGAAGAACAAAGATGGTTCAGTTCCGGCATCTCCCAGTAAAAGTTCCACTCATCAGAAGCACCAGTTAGATTGA